One window of the Trifolium pratense cultivar HEN17-A07 linkage group LG2, ARS_RC_1.1, whole genome shotgun sequence genome contains the following:
- the LOC123904047 gene encoding jasmonate-induced oxygenase 2-like yields the protein MEDFDPAYIVSKEHRPELSNNVFNVDENPVIDLSESNQQELISKIGKACQEWGFFQVINHGVPFEVSSKVEIEAKKFFEQSLEEKKKVKRVEANATGYHDGEHTKNIRDWKEVFDFLIEDAVQVPSSHEPHDMELWTLKNQWPQSLPHFRETMEEYGRELEKLSYKLLELISLSLGLSSHKFNDCFKNQLSLVRLNRYPPCPFPDLALGVGPHVDSNVLTVLAQDDIGGLQVKRKSTGDWIGVKPISSAFVVNLGEIFQVWSNDKYEAAEHRVVVNSKKERFSYPFFLTTSHHTMVKPAEELVSEQDPAKYKTFNVGKYHAYITSGDFSKQEVESNRINYFKISD from the exons ATGGAAGACTTTGATCCTGCTTACATTGTATCTAAAGAACACCGTCCCGAATTATCTAATAATGTTTTCAATGTTGACGAAAACCCAGTCATCGACCTCTCCGAAAGTAATCAGCAAGAACTCATCTCAAAGATTGGCAAGGCATGTCAAGAGTGGGGATTCTTTCAAGTTATCAATCATGGAGTTCCTTTTGAGGTTAGCTCAAAGGTTGAGATTGAAGCTAAGAAGTTTTTTGAGCAAAGCTTAGAGGAAAAGAAGAAAGTGAAAAGAGTTGAAGCTAATGCGACAGGGTATCATGATGGGGAGCATACTAAGAATATAAGAGATTGGAAAGAGgtttttgattttcttattgAGGATGCAGTACAAGTCCCTTCTTCTCATGAGCCACATGACATGGAGCTATGGACTCTCAAAAATCAGTGGCCACAATCTCTTCCACATTTTAG ggAAACAATGGAGGAGTATGGTAGGGAATTAGAAAAGTTATCTTACAAGTTGTTAGAGTTAATTTCATTAAGCTTGGGTCTCTCTAGTCACAAATTCAATGACTGCTTCAAGAATCAACTAAGTCTTGTGAGGCTCAATCGATATCCTCCATGTCCTTTCCCTGATTTGGCACTTGGTGTTGGTCCTCACGTCGATTCTAATGTCTTGACTGTGCTTGCACAAGATGATATTGGAGGCTTACAAGTTAAGAGAAAATCAACTGGTGATTGGATTGGAGTTAAACCTATTTCTAGCGCATTCGTAGTCAATCTGGGTGAAATTTTTCAG GTTTGGAGCAATGACAAGTATGAAGCCGCGGAACACAGGGTGGTAGTAAACTCAAAGAAAGAGAGGTTTTCATATCCATTCTTTCTTACTACAAGTCATCATACAATGGTGAAACCTGCAGAAGAGCTAGTGAGTGAGCAAGATCCTGCAAAGtataaaacatttaatgttGGCAAATATCATGCTTACATAACTAGTGGTGATTTTAGCAAACAAGAGGTTGAGAGTAACAGAATTAATTACTTCAAGATTTCAGATTAG
- the LOC123904048 gene encoding organic cation/carnitine transporter 3-like has translation MADIQEMADIEELDSFIPQPSVSQLNPKSQWWRTRGNNGGVGCCGAIPILTNSADSVEQEEKVFPSTDDMIEKGFGRFGWLEFVQCVLISFASFFDSQQSFITIYTDEYPTWHCTNSTLCNSGSNICNIPKSSWSWDGPSHKTVISQWNLECASSFVTGLPQSSFFIGCLLGSFLLSTLADTSLGRKNTIVMSCFSMSIFSILIVFATNIWIYSAFKFVIGFMSSSIGTCVLVLLAEKVSTEWRFTVGIFEYFCFTLGYMSLPGIAYFNRFNSWRLVYVCTSVPAICYSVLAYIFVTESPRWLLTQGRHQEAMAMLKGVSSLENGSNDLTVIEAPVNEQKASIFQLFSSMAELFGRRWALKRMVATMVLGVGIGMVYFGMPLAVGNLGFNIYLAVVFNALTEIPAYVATYFLENCRRKPSIRVFSIASGVCCIMCVVVGSGLQEIRVGLAMASFFSACTAFNVFLVYILELFPTSVRNTATSLVGQATVFGNVFTPFLISAGRKNDIFSYGVFGLVIMLSSFMLLGLPETRGLALCDTMDQQEKKDDMSLEDIENISL, from the exons ATGGCCGATATTCAAGAGATGGCTGATATTGAAGAGTTAGATTCTTTCATTCCTCAGCCTTCTGTTTCCCAG ctGAACCCTAAATCACAATGGTGGAGAACAAGAGGTAACAATGGTGGTGTTGGCTGTTGTGGTGCTA TTccaattttaacaaattctgcTGATTCTGTTGAGCAGGAGGAGAAAGTGTTTCCTTCCACAGATGATATGATAGAAAAGGGTTTTGGAAGATTTGGTTGGTTAGAATTTGTGCAGTGCGTTCTTATTTCATTTGCATCGTTTTTTGATTCACAACAATCATTCATAACGATATACACCGATGAATACCCAACATGGCATTGCACAAATTCAACATTATGCAATTCAGGTTCTAATATATGCAATATCCCTAAATCTTCATGGTCATGGGATGGACCCTCACACAAAACAGTGATATCTCAATGGAATCTTGAATGTGCCAGTAGCTTCGTAACAGGTTTACCACAATCTTCCTTCTTCATTGGTTGTCTTTTGGGTTCGTTTCTTCTCTCAACTTTAGCCGATACTTCACTtggaagaaagaacacaattgTTATGTCCTGTTTTTCAATGTCTATATTTTCAATTCTCATAGTTTTCGCCACCAATATTTGGATTTACTCTGCTTTTAAATTCGTGATTGGCTTTATGAGTTCGTCAATAGGAACTTGTGTTTTGGTTTTGCTTGCGGAGAAAGTTAGTACTGAATGGAGGTTCACTGTTGGTATTTTCGAATACTTCTGCTTCACATTAGGGTATATGTCACTGCCTGGTATAGCTTATTTCAATAGATTTAATTCGTGGAGATTGGTTTACGTCTGCACGTCGGTTCCTGCCATTTGCTACTCAGTTCTCGCTTATATCTTTGTTACCGAGTCTCCAAGGTGGCTTCTAACGCAAGGAAGACATCAAGAAGCTATGGCAATGCTCAAAGGAGTTTCTTCATTAGAGAATGGTAGTAATGATTTGACGGTAATTGAAGCTCCAGTGAATGAACAAAAGGCTTCAATTTTCCAACTCTTCTCATCGATGGCCGAGTTGTTTGGGAGACGTTGGGCTTTAAAGAGAATGGTGGCGACAATGGTGCTCGGTGTTGGAATTGGAATGGTGTATTTTGGTATGCCATTAGCAGTTGGGAACTTAGGATTCAACATTTACTTGGCCGTTGTATTCAATGCCTTGACAGAAATACCTGCTTATGTGGCTACCTATTTCTTGGAGAATTGCCGAAGAAAACCATCAATTCGTGTATTCTCAATAGCTAGTGGCGTATGTTGTATAATGTGTGTTGTTGTTGGATCAGGATTACAAGAAATTCGAGTCGGATTAGCGATGGCATCGTTTTTCAGTGCTTGCACAGCTTTCAATGTGTTTCTCGTTTACATTTTAGAGCTATTTCCAACAAGTGTGAGGAACACTGCAACATCATTGGTGGGACAAGCTACTGTTTTTGGCAATGTTTTCACCCCCTTTCTGATATCTGCTGGGAGGAAAAACGACATTTTCTCTTACGGCGTGTTTGGACTAGTTATCATGCTGTCGTCTTTTATGCTGCTTGGTTTGCCAGAGACAAGAGGATTAGCTCTTTGTGATACAATGGATCAACAAGAGAAGAAAGATGACATGTCATTAGAAGACATAGAAAATATATCATTATAA
- the LOC123906595 gene encoding cinnamoyl-CoA reductase-like SNL6 codes for MGVVGTCEIRRSELEVFHRNLVATAGIHRRKDDEGLRKNNSFDSSLDDDDDDKGTTLVCVTSGVSYLGLALVNHLLVLGYSVRITVDNPEDIEKLREMERDGEMRNNLEIIIAKLSDVDSLEKAFEGCRGIFHTSAFTDPAGLSGYTKSMAEIEVNVAENVMEACARTPSIKRCVFTSSLAACIWQDNVNSELTPIINHGSWSSESLCIDKKLWYALGKMRAEKAAWRIANERGLKLTTICPALITGPEFCPRNPTATIAYLKGAQEMYSNGLLATIDVKKVAEAHECVFKEMNGNAYGRYICFDNVIDAQSEAEKLAKEIGMPKEKICGDASNNSLQRFELSNKKLCRLMSRPIRCFSEY; via the exons atgGGTGTTGTGGGCACATGTGAAATTAGGAGATCAGAACTTGAGGTCTTTCACCGGAATCTAGTGGCTACCGCCGGCATACACCGGAGAAAAGACGATGAAGGATTAAGAAAAAACAACTCATTTGATTCTTctttagatgatgatgatgatgataaaggAACAACCTTGGTTTGTGTCACTAGTGGTGTTTCATATTTGGGTCTTGCTTTGGTCAACCATCTTTTAGTCTTAGGTTATTCTGTTAGAATAACTGTTGACAACCCAg AGGACATAGAAAAATTGAGGGAAATGGAAAGAGATGGAGAAATGAGAAATAATTTGGAAATAATAATTGCAAAACTAAGTGATGTTGATAGTTTGGAGAAAGCATTTGAAGGATGTCGTGGCATTTTTCATACCTCTGCATTTACTGACCCTGCTGGTCTATCTGGATACACT AAATCAATGGCTGAGATTGAAGTCAATGTAGCAGAAAATGTGATGGAAGCATGTGCAAGAACACCTTCAATTAAAAGATGTGTATTCACATCATCACTAGCTGCTTGTATTTGGCAAGACAATGTAAATTCAGAACTTACTCCTATTATTAACCATGGCTCTTGGAGCAGTGAATCACTCTGCATAGACAAAAAG CTATGGTATGCATTAGGCAAGATGAGGGCAGAGAAGGCAGCTTGGAGAATAGCCAATGAAAGAGGTTTGAAACTCACTACCATTTGTCCAGCACTTATCACAGGTCCTGAATTTTGTCCTAGAAATCCAACGGCAACAATTGCATATCTCAAAG GAGCACAAGAAATGTATTCTAATGGTTTGTTAGCAACAATTGATGTAAAGAAAGTGGCTGAAGCTCATGAATGTGTGTtcaaagaaatgaatggaaATGCTTATGGTAGATACATTTGTTTTGATAATGTAATTGATGCTCAAAGTGAAGCAGAAAAGCTAGCAAAGGAGATTGGAATgcctaaagaaaaaatatgtgGAGATGCATCAAATAATTCTTTGCAAAGATTTGAGCTATCAAATAAAAAGTTGTGCAGGCTCATGTCTAGGCCAATTAGGTGTTTTAGTGAATATTAG